The Sulfurovum zhangzhouensis genome includes the window CACGTCCGTGTTTACGTTCTACGAAATCATCAAGCATTCCTGATTCCATCGGACCGGGACGATAAAGAGCGAGCATCGCAATAACATCTTCAAAACCCGATGGTTTGAGTTTCTTAGCAAGATCCTGCATCCCCGCTGATTCGATCTGGAAGAGGCCCAGTGTCTCACCTGTAGAGATATAGTCATACACCCCTTTGTCGTTAATATTTTCACGGACAAAGTCGATACGTTTTCCATGCCTCTGTTCAACCAGCTTATTGGCCTCTTCTACTACCGTTAGCGTCTTCAGTCCAAGGAAGTCGAATTTGATTAGGTCCACATCTTCTACATACTTACCGCTATACTGCGTTGCAAGAGTATTGAGCCCTGAAGGTTTAAAGAGCGGTGTTTTTTTCCAGAGCGGCTCATTTGAGATTACAACTCCTGCCGCGTGTGTTCCGGCATTACGATTGAGTCCTTCAAGCGCAAGTGCATACTCCCAAGTACGTGCTGCCAACGGATCACTTTCTAAAAGCTCTTTGATCTTAGGCTCTTTTTCATACGAACTTCTTAAGTCAATTCCAAGTTCGTCCGGGATCAGTTTTGCCATAGCATCTGCTTTGGCATAAGGCATATCAAGTACTCTGGCGACATCTCGGATCACCCCTTTGGCAAGCAATTTACCAAAAGTAATGATCTGTGCAACGTTAACACGCCCGTATTTATCGATCACATAATCAAGTATTTCCTGACGGCGTGCCTGACAGAAGTCCATATCGATATCCGGCATCGATACACGTTCCGGGTTAAGAAATCTCTCAAAAAGCAGACCATAAGGCATTGGATCGATATCGGTAATACGCAAAGCATATGCTACCAATGAGCCCGCTGCAGAACCACGTCCCGGTCCTACCGGGATACCCATCTTTTTCGCTGCATCAACAAACTCCCATACGATCAACATATAACCAGGGAACTTCATATTGGAAATGATATTGATTTCAGTTTCTAACCTCTCACGATACTCTTGATGTTTCGTAGGATCGACGATCTTCAGACGCTCTTCCAAACCTCGTCTAGACTCTTCTATGAACAATGCCGTGTCATTAGCCAAAGAGTATTCTTCATCCGGCTCAGGAAGCTCCAAACCGATTAAAGATGCCTTTTCTCTGGCAAACTTGAAGTTTGGCGGTGTCGGGTTACCCAGTTTGATCTCTAGATTACACTTCTCAGCGATCTCCTGTGTATTCTCCAGTGCTTCAGGGATATCAGCAAAAAGCTTTGCCATCTCTTCAGGAGATTTGACATAAAACTCATGTACCGAGTGACGCATACGGTTAGGATCATCATAGAGTTTGTTCATTGCGATACACATAAAAGCTTCATGAGCATCTGCATCTGCAGGATTGGTGTAGTGCGTATCATTTGTGGCTACGATCTTGATACCAGTCTCTTGTGAGAGCTGTATGATCTGAGAATCGATACGATGCTGGTCACCTATACCGTGCCTCATGATCTCCAGATAAAAGTCATCGCCAAAGAGCTCTTTATATTTGAGCGCTACACGCTTAGCCTCTTCATATCCCTTGGCACCAAACTTCACATTACGATCAGAGAGATTCAAATGCCAGTTAACCTCACCTTGAAGACAAGCAGAAGTACATACCAAACCTTCCGCATTATCTTTCAATAGATCCCAATTGATACGAGGATAATAATAAAAACCGTTCAGGTAAGCCTGAGAACTAAGATACATAAGATTTTTATATCCCACCTCATTTTTAGCATATAAACAGAGGTGAAAACGCTGACGTATACTCTTATCATCAATATCAGGCTGATTATGTACATACGCTTCCATTCCAATGATCGGTTTGATACCCTCATTTCTCATGGTATTATAGAAGTCGATCGTACCGAACATATTCCCATGATCGGTCATAGCAACCGAATTCATACCAAGCGCCTTGACCTTTTTGGCCAACGCTTTGATCTTATTGGCCCCATCAAGTAACGAATACTCGGTATGGAGGTGTAAATGGGTATACTGGGGGATGTTTTTCGGTTCTTCTGACATCATCTACCTTTCTATTTCTTAGTGCGTATTTTAGGTAATTCTACTTTAAATCCTGCTCACATTTTAACAATAATCCAGCAACATTCCTTTTTTTACCGTCTGCATTGTCTGAGCACCTTCTAGTCTCTCAATGATTGCAAGTCCAAAACATACAGCAGTACCTGGTCCTTTAGAAGTGAGAACATTATCATCAATGACTACTTTGGTATCTTCACGGTATCCCGGATGATCGATCTCATCTTCGACACCAGGATAACAGGTATAACTCTTACCTAACACCCCTGCTTTTTTAAGGACATATGGCGCTGCACACATCGCACCTACTGCTTTAGTTGTTTTAAGTTCCTGAACCAGGGAGATGACTTTTGCATCTTCAGCCAATGCATGGGTACCACCCCATCCTCCTGGAAGTACGATCATGTCAAAATCATCGGAATTTGCTTCAGAGATAGGCAAATCTGCTACGACTCTAATACCATGTGCACCAAGCACCGCACTTTCTTCACCTACATATGCCACACTTACTTCAATGCCCCCGCGGCGCATCACATCGATCAGAGCAACCGCTTCAAGCTCTTCAAAACCTTTTGCCAGTGGTAATAATACTCTTGCCATCCTATGCTCCTGTATCCGTATAACTCTAATGATTATAACGATATAAGATCAATAAATGCTAAATAAAAACAATGAAAAAGAAAAATGTGAATGAGATATGAAGTTAAAAAAAAAAGGGGTAAATGTGGTTATGATCGGGAAAACCCGATCATAAAAGATTACTTTGCTTTCTCTAGGTATTTACCTTCAACTGTATCTACCTTGATCATTTCACCTTCAAGAATATGGAATGGTACCTGTACCACTGCACCACTCTCTAGTTTTGCAGGTTTTTTCCCACCTTGAGAGTCTCCTTTGAAGTTTGGTGGAGTCTCAACGATTTTAAGCACTACAGTTTGCGGGATCTCTACAGAGATCGCTTTTCCGTTGTGGAAAAGTATTTCTGCTTCCATACCGTCGATCATATAATCAAATGTATCTTTCCCCACTTGATCATGTGTCAGACCGATCTGCTCGAAAGTTTCAGTGTCCATGAACTGAAGGAACTCACCGTCGTCATAAAGATACTGCATTGTCTTTTGCTGAAGTTCAGGAACTTCGAATTTATCACCAGCGTGAATTGTCTTTTCAATTACCTTACCTGTTTGAAGGTTTTTGATCTTTACTCTTACAAATGCTGCACCTTTACCTGGCTTTACATGTTGAAACTCAATAACTTTATAAGGGTTACCATCGAGCTCAAGTCTTGTACCTTTTTTGATATCACCCATACCAATTGTAGCCATACTAGCTCCTCAAAATAAAATAATTGGGCAAATTATACCCAATGGTTGGTTAATAAAAGAGAAGTATAGAAGCGTTCCCACACATCTGTGGGAACAAGGTAAGTTTTAAGAAATTTATTTTGTAATGGAGATGTTTTTATGCTCCATATCACATACTGCTTTATCAAAATCCATCGCTTTGGCATTATCCATTAAAATCGGTACAAAAAGGAGTGATACAAATACTGCAGCAACAGTACCTGATATCAGGGCAACCCCAAGACCACCGAATACAGGATCACTCGCGAGCAATGCAGATCCAAGAATGATCGCAACAGCAGTCAGTGCAATAGGCTTTGCCCTGGTTGCGGTAGCGATCGCAATTGCTTTACGTTTTGGAATACCCTGACACTCCATTAATGACTTTGTAAAATCAATAAGCAGGAGTGAGTTACGTGAACTGATCCCCATAAGGGCAATAAACCCGATCAGAGAGGTAGCAGTGAGGAAGAAAGTCTCACTGGTGAACCAGTTTGCAACCCAATGCCCTACAATTACTCCTATAAGTGAGAGGAATGAACCAAGTAAGATGATACCGCTTAGTACAAAACTCTTATAGTAAACCACTAACAGCAGGAATATCAATATCAATGCAGCGATGAATGCCCCGCCAAGATCTCTAAAGGTATCCAGTGTTACTTTCATCTCTCCATCCCAGCGAAGCAAGAACTTCTCTCCTGTTTTTTTATCTGTCAAATGAAGATCAAACATATAGGTATTGATGCCCGGTTCTTTATCAACGATATAGTCTTTCTCAAAATGCTCGATCATCTGTGCTCTTGCATCAAGCAGAGGATACACCTGAGATACCATATCTGTTTCTGCAATCACATTGATCATACGGGTTAAATCTTTATGCATGATCATAGGATTAGATTTTACTTTTCTAATGTTTACCACTTCACTTAGGGGTACCATCATCCCCTCCATATTCATAAGGTTAAGTGAAGAGAGTTTACTTCTCAATGCATTTTCATCTTTTGAAAAAAGTTCCTTACTCTCCTTTTCTAAGATTAGGAAGATCGGTATCTGATCGGATACATTCTTAGAGTTTTTATGTGCAACCACCATACCCTCAAATGCAAGATAAAGAATGTTATTGACCTGTTCCACACTTAATCCCGAACGTGAAATCTTCTCTTTATCCGGGATCAGCTCATATTTATCAAAGATCTCATCTGTCATTATATCTATATCGACAAGCCCCTCTGTTTGACTTAGGATTGCAGAGGTTTCAAATGCAAGTTCTCTTATCTTTTTAAGATTTGTACCATAAACCTCTACAACAAGTGAAGCCAGTGTAGGAGGACCTGCAGGTTGTTCAATAAACTTGATATTGGTATCTTTAACCAGTGGTAAACAGGTATCTTTGATCATTGGACGTAAACGTTGTACCATCAAAAATGAAGGTTCCTCACGGTGATGTTTATCTGTGAGATTTACAGAGATTTCAGCAACGTTCTCTGTCTGCTTCATACTTGCACCCTTGACCAATCCTGCATAATCCAGGGGAATACCCTGTCCCAAGAAAAGCTCAATATGCATGATCTCTTCTTCTTTTTTCAAGAAATCGATCACACACGAACTCACTTTTTTGGTCTCCTCTATTGAAGAGCCGGAAGGAGTATCTACATAAATAGAAAAAGTATTATCACTCTTTCCTGGAAGCATCTTAGCCAAAACCAGTTTGGTAGGGAACATCATCAAAGAAACGAAGAATGCTACTGCGGTCAAAACAATAACCAGTTTCTTCTTTTTCTTTTCCTCGAGGATACCAAAGATAAATTCTTCTAATTTTTTCATTAGTGCCCCTTTGCTTGGTGATGATGTTTATGCTTTGGTTTTTTTAGCAGCTTCAAGCTTAAGTAAGGTGTAAAGATATACGCTACAAAAAGTGAAGCGATCAATGCTACAGGTACATTGTAAGGGATCGGCTGCATAAATGATCCCATCATACCCCCTACAAAGGCCATCGGTACCATCGTCATAATGATCGCCAATGTTGCTACGTTGGTCGGTGCTCCGATCTCATCAGTTGCTTCAATGAGCAGTTCATCCATCTCTTTACTATCCACATCATGTGCATGTAAATGTCTATGAATATTTTCAATCACGATAATTGCCGCATCCACTAAAAGCCCCAATGACAGCAAGAAAGCAAAAAGTGTGATCCTGTTAATCGTTTGCCCTGACAGATATGCTACAAAAAGTGTTATCGCCAAAATTGCAGGTACCGTAAAAGTCACGATAATGGATTCCTTCCACCCCAGTGCAAAGACCAGCATCACTGCAATGATAATAATTGTGATAACCAAGTGGTGCATGAGTTCATTAACGGCTTCATTGGCTCTGGTACCATAGTTTCTTGTCACAAGATAACTGATACCTTCTTTTTCAAATCTTGTTTCATACGACTTAAGCACATCCATTACATCATTGGCTACAAATACGGCATTGGTACCCGCAAGTTTAGCTACCGTCAGTGTCACCTGTTCTGTTGCCTCACTTAGCTTCTCTCCTTTGGAGTTCTTTTGAAGGATCTCTGCTGTTTGGAAGTTTTGGATATCGATACCTTCTGTCACTTTTGCTACATCTTTAAGATAGATCGGTGATCCCATATATTGTGCAACAATGACATTCCCCACATCTGACACATTTTCAATGGCATTTTTTACACCGAAAATAACAAGCGTATTTTGTTGTGTTCTTCCTTTTACTTCCGGAACGTTTACTGCTACTGACTGGACAGCTTTCATAATCTGTCCAAGAGAGAGGTGATATGCAGAGAGTTTACCCATATCAACTTCGATGTTATACTGTGCTTTACGCGCACCCTTTACCGTAGTTTTTGCAACATTATTGACTGCATTAAGCTTTTGCTGTACTTCTCTGACCATTGTGAAAAGTTCTACTTCCGATACATCACTCTTAGGTTTTGCATAAAAAGCAATATTCACAATAGGAATATCTATATCGATATCAAACGGTTTGACAATCGGCTGCATAGTACCTTTTGGCAGTTGATCCATGTTCTGCATTACTTTATCGTAAAGTTTGAGGTTTGAATCTTCCCTATTTTCTCCTATATAGTACATGACATTGACTACACCGACATTATCCATCGCCATGCCGTGGATATGTTCTATACCGCTAACCTCTCTAAGCTTACGCTCTAACGGATTGATAATAACATTTTCAATCTCTTTGGGAGAAGCACCGGGCATCGGCACGATCACGGCACCACCGGAGATTGCGATTTGAGGGTCCTCTTCACGCGGCATGACATTCAGTGCCAAATATCCCATAAAGATCAAAAAAACACCCAGTACAGCTGTCAAAGGGTTTTTCAAAAAACCTTTGGCTAACTTACCTGCAACATCGGTAACTTCATATTCATTCTTATTGGTGGTTTGCATCACAATCACACTTTATGATAATTTTTGTATACATTCCAGGATAAACCAGTGCATCTTGTTTATCAAACTCCATCTTGATCTTGAATTTATGCGTCATAGGATTGGAACTAGGGATAATAGAAGAAATTTTTCCCTTTGTCGTAAATTCTATCGATGGGATAGCCAAATCTACTTCATTACCTACTTTGATATGTATCAATTGAGATTCTGATATTTCTGCGATGATCTTTAAATGACTGAGATCGGTGAGAACGACTGCCGGCATTCCAGGAATGGCCATTTCACCTTCATTGAGTTTCTTATCAACAATCACACCGTCATTAGGTGCAGTCACTTTAAGGTATTTATACTGGTTAAGTACTTCCTCTTTTTTGGCTTCTGCCTGCTTTACTTGCTGTTCTGAAATCTCAACCATATCTTTAAGGTTCGCTGCTGCAAGTTCTAATGTCTCTAATTCATATTTAGAGACCATTTTCTTCTCGTATAGTCTTTGATGTCTTGCAAGGTTAGTAAGGATATTGTTGTATTGGCTCTTATTCATCTGAAGTGCCAGTCTTGCCTGTGATATCGCCAGATCGACTTGTCTTTCTGACGATTCGATCTCTTTGGAGTCGATTTCATAAAGAAGCTGACCTTTTTTTACGATCTCTCCTTCACTTACTGCCATGTTTTTTACATATCCCATGTAACGGCTTGTGATCATTTTTTGGTTATCTGAGATCACAGAACCACTTAACTCGATATCAATGGCATTTGCACCGACTGTTAAACATAACAGGGTAATCAATGTGACTAGTTTTTTCATATCTTCTCCTTGCTTCTTAATGACTATTCAACAAACTATTGAGTTCAAAGATTTTTGTATTTCTATCATTCTTTACAGTTAAAAGTTTCAATAACATCTCCAGTTCTTTTGACTGCTTGATCAAAACATCAGAGATAGAGACCATACCTTCTTGATAGCGTCCCTGATAGTTTTCATAGACTTTTCTTGCAAACAGTAATTGTTTTTTATAGCTTTTTACATCGGCATCTTTGCCTCTGATCTCAGTTTCAAGCTTCTTTGCTTTCAGCTTGATACCGCTCTTTGCCAAAGCAACCTGGCTTTGTACTTTCATACGGTTTACCTTTGCTTTTTCAAGATTTGCATAGTCAGTTCCTCCTGAAAAAAGGTTCCATTTTAACTGAACACCTACCGTATAAGAGTCTTTTTGTTCAAACTCATTAAAGAGTTGATTATCTGCACTTCCATACTCTGCAAATGCACCGACTGTCGGTAGAAAGTTTGCCTCTTCTAATCCTACTGCCATATCTGCAATCTTTTCACCAAGAAGTGCCTTTTGGATATCAATATTTTTTGCGTCAAGTTCTTTTGGGTCTACGGTTGGAATCGGAGCCATATCGCTGATACGTTCAATCGATGAAACCTCAGTGTTCAATAAAAAAGAGAGGAACTGATAAGCAAGTTCTCTGTTGAGCTTTGCTTGATTGTACAAACTGAGAGCCTCTGCTTTACGTGCCTGTACCTCAAGAAGATCGATGTTTTGTGCATAACCCTCTGTTTTCATTGTTGAAACGACATTTTCCAGACGAGTGATGTTTTTGAGGATCGTTGAGAGATTTCCAATGTAGTTTTCAACCAGTGATATATCATAAAATGCTTTTTTTGTTTGAAAGATTTTTTCATTGAGCAACTGTTTGGTATCAAATTGACTCATTTGATGCATCGATTCTGTTATATGGCCATATTCAGTCAGTTTACCGCCTGTATAGAGAGGCAGCATATAGGAAAATTTTGTTTGATAATGATTTCTAGCTTCAGGATAATTTAGGTTATATGGCTGAATACTCAAAACATTTGGATCTGCTGGATTAAACTCACCTGCACCAAAGTCGCCAAATGTAGCTTCACGGCTCGATAATTTAAATCCAAATACATTACCCGCATCATTAGAACGCATCCCTTGCACCGTTACATCTAATTGACCAAAATGATGTCCTGTTGCAGCTTTTGCTTCATACTCTTTCATTTGTGCTTCAAAACGTGAAACTTTCAGCTCAAGGTTCTTATTTTTGAGTAGTTCAAGTGCCTGCTGTAGTTGTAGATTTTCCAAGCCAGCAAAAAGCGGTAGAGTGAAAAGAAGGATCAGATACTTTTTCATGCTATATATACCCCCAATTAAAATACTATTATAACCTAACAAATAGATAGAATGCCAAGAATGGATTTATAATAAGGTGAGATTATATCATACATTACTTATAGTAATGCTAATGAGGGGGTTTTGTAAAACTATACAGCCAAAAGGCTGTATATGTATTAAAGTGATGCGTGACTAACGCTGATACAAGCTTTAAGCGATGAAAGTTCATCAAGGATAGCTTTAGTAACTTGACCATCAACTTTAACAACCGCAAGTGCTTGTTGCTTCTTATCACGTCCAAGTCTAAAGTCTGATATGTTAAGGTTATGGCTAGCCATGATTCTTCCCACATCACCGATCACACCAGGAGTATCTGTATTTCTAAAGAATACCATAGTACCTTTTGGTTCTACATCAAGAATATACTCATCGATCTCAACAATACGCTGTGCTGTACCGTCAAAGACCGTACCGCCGATTGTGATCGTACTGTTTTGTGTAGTCAATTTTACTTCAATCTTGTTAGTAAATCCACTTGTATTTGGTTTCGTATCTTTAATAATTTCGATACCACGCTCTTTTGCAACGAATTCTGCATTTACATAGTTTACTTGATCAGAAAGAGATTCTGTCAATACACCTACAGTAGCAAATGTGCCAAGTGATTCCACATATTCTGCGATTTCACCTTTAGCAGTTACTTTAATCGATTTGATCGCAGATTTTGTCACTTGTGCAGAGATATGTCCGATTTTTTGGATAAGTTCAAGATACGGTCGTACATACTCAGGAAGTTCATTCTCTTTAATTGGCAAATTCAGTGCATTTGGATAAGCAATACCTTTAACAGCGGCAATAGCATTTTCAGCTGCCTGAACTGCGATATTTCTCTGTGACTCTTTTGTATTGGCACCAAGGTGAGGTGTTACCGTTACATTGTCTAGATCAAGAAGCGGGTGGTCTGTTGCAGGTTCTTTATTGAACACATCGATTCCTGCCATTGCGATCTTACCTGACTTCAATCCCTCAACAAGAGCATCTTCATCATAGAGACCACCTCTAGCACAGTTAATAAGGATCACGCCGTCTTTCATTTTGGCAATCTCTTCAGCACCAATCATACCGATCGTCTCTTCAGTTTTTGGAGTATGGATAGTAATGATATCACATGCCAAAATATCATCAAAATTTTTCGTATATTTAACATCTACATCTGTTGCTTTTGAAGAATCAATGTATGGGTCATATGTAATAACTTCCATTTCAAAAGCTTTTGCTCTTTTACCTACACGAGAACCGATGTTACCAAAACCGATGATACCAAGCTTTTTGTCTTTTAGCTCTGTACCATACCAGTCTTGTCTTCTCCAGATACGGTCCAGCTTAAGGTTATTGTGGGCATAAGGGAAAGTTCTAACACATGAAAGCATATGTGTCATCGTAAGCTCAACTGCTGCAATCGTATTGGCAGTTGGTACGTTCATAACAACAATACCTTGTTTGCTACATCCAGGAATATCGACATTATCGACACCTACACCTGCACGTACTACAGCAGTCACTTTCTTTGCATTTGCCAAAAAGGCATCATCAACATCAGTAGATGAACGAGTGATTGCAACATCGGCTAGAGGAATGATCTCTGTAATCAGTTTATCTTTTGGTTCATCAGCAGCGTTGATCAGCTCAATATCATTATCATTTGCAAGAATATCTAAACCACTTTGATGAATGTGGTCACAAACAACAATAGTCTTCTTTGACATGTAATAACCTTTGTTTCAATTTATTAAGAACACATAATTTAGTATGATTAGAAAAATGAGGTAAAAGTTACCTCATTTTTTTTAATCGAAGTATAGGGTTTGAAGCTTTAATTTATCTAAAAAAAAGTGATTATTTTTTAAATGCATCACCAAATGCATCACCTAAAGTCATGCTGTCATCTTGCTCAAGATTAAGTTTTTCCATAGCTTCTCTCTCTTCTTGACGCTCAAGTCTTCTAACAGAGACTCTGATACGATCATTGTTTGCATCAATGAAGCTGATAACACCCTTGATCTCTTGACCTTTTTCAATTTCTTCAAATTTAAGCGGATGAAGATCTTCAGTTCTGATCAATGCATCAACATTATCTTCCAAAGAGATAAATACACCGAAATCTTTTTTGTCTTTTACTGTACCAGTTACGATAGAACCGTTTTTATGGTTAGCAGCAAATGCTCTTACAGGTGAATCTTCCAAAGCCTTTTTAGAAAGAGATACTTTCTCTGTATCTCTATCGACCTTAATGATCTTCACTTCGATCTCATCACCAACTTTAAGCTCTGACTTTGCAGTTTTGCTCTTGTCCCAAGATACTTCTTGGTTATGAAGAAGACCTTCTACCGGTCCTACTTTTACAAATGCACCAAAATCAGTAATAGAAGTTACTGTACCTTTAACGCTGTCACCTACTTTGAAGTCAGAAGCAAATGCATCCATTGGTTTTGGAAGAAGGTTTTTAAGGCTTACTCTAAGTCTTCTACCCTCTTTATCAACTTCGATCACCTCTACATTGATCTCTTGTCCATTCTCTAGGTAGTCTTTTGGATGTTTTACATTCTTATCCCAAGAGATTTCAGATACGTGAAGGAATGCTTCAAGATCTTCTCCAAGGTCAACAAATACACCATATGGCTCAATATTTGATACTGTAGCAGTTACTGTATCACCTACACCGATGATAGAGTCAATGTCAGCCCATGGATCTGGATTTGCATCTTTAATAGAAAGTGAAAGATGTCTCTTCTTCTTATCATAATCAAGTGCAACTACGTTAACTTCGTCACCTTCTTTGAAGTATTTAGCAGGATTTACAGGACCTTTGTGAGAGATCTGTGAATAGTGAACAAGACCGTCCATTCCACCAACATCTACAAACATACCGTATGAAGTGATCTTTTTAACTGTACCAACTACTGGCTCTTTGCTCTCTAGAAGTGTATTAACGATCTCATCAGTTTTCGCTTTATCTCTTTCGATAAGCTCTTTTCTTGATACAACTACAGAACCTTTATCTTTGTCAACTTTTACGATCATTGCTTTGATCTTTTTGCCAAGTGGATCTGCTTTTGATGAAAGGTAAGAAAGAGTACGAGGCATGAAGAACTCAAGACCGTCTACTTCAATTACATACCCACCTTTATTTTTCTTAGTTACTGTACCTTCGATGATATACTCTTGCTCAGGATCATACTCAGCAATGAACTCATTGATCGCTGCTCTGCTTTGAGCTGCTTTATAAGATACTTTACCTCTTCCAAGTGTAACTACTTCGATCTCATCATTTACGTTGAAAGTAATGTTTCCATCTTTATCTTTGATCTCATCTAGGCTAAGACTTGCATCTCTACCGCCACCGATATCTACAACTGCCAAATTGTCTTTCTCGTCAACCTTAACGATCGTACCTTTTACTAAATCACTTTTTGATTCTGCTTTTTTGAAAGATTCCTCTAGCATCGCTTCAAAATCTACGTCTTCTACTTCGATATCTTCGAACTTCATACCTACTATCCTTATGTGTACACAAATTTTGCGTTATTATACCTATTTTTTTAAAAATAACGCTTACTAACTAATGGCTTTTCACACTCGAAAACATCGGAAATATCTGCGTTTAAACTCTTGTCAGGAAGTATATTTTAAGGAAAGTATGCTAGTTTTTATCAATTAGCCTGGTACTTAGGAGGAGATACTCTCAAGTACATCAAAATAAGTAGGAAAAGTTTTGGCCGTACACTCAGGTTCATTGATCGTCACAGATACCGGATCAAGTGCCAAAAGAGAAAAACACATTGCCATTCTGTGATCATCATAAGTATCGATCGCAGCATGTTTAAGCTGTACAGGAGGAGTGACCTTCAGGTAGTCTTCTCCCTCTTCTACTTCAGCCCCTACTTTACGAAGCTCGGTTGCCATCGCTGTTAGTCTGTCGGTCTCTTTAACCCGCCAGTTATAGATATTGCGCAGAGTAGTCGTACCTTTTGCAAAGAGTGCCGTTGTAGCGATTGTCATCGCTGCATCAGGAATATGGTTAAAATCCATATCAATGCCATGAAGCTCTCCCCTGCTTACAGCAATATACGTATCACCCCATTCTACTTTTGCACCCATCTTCTCCAATACATCTGCAAAATATATATCTCCCTGGATACTCTTTTTGCCGATACCGGTCACTTTGACTCTGCCACCTTTGATTGCTGCAGCAGCAAGAAAGTAAGAAGCCGAAGAAGCATCACCTTCTACCATAAAACTCTCTATAGCCTTGTAGCTTTGTCTACCTTTAACATAAAAGGTTTTATAGTCATTATTTTCTACTGTTACACCAAAATCTTTCATAATATCCAGTGTAATATCGATATAAGGTTTGGAGACCAGTTCACCTTTTATCTTGATTGTTGTATCTTTTTCTATCAATGGTGCAGCCATCAACAATGCAGTTAAGAATTGACTGGAGATCGCTCCGTCTATTTCAACCTCTCCGCCAACAAGACCGTCAGCATCGATAAAGAGCGGTGGATAACCCTCATTTTTCTCATAAGTGATTTTCGCTCCTGCCTGGATCAATGCATCTACAAGGTGACCGATAGGGCGTTCTTCCATACGAGGTTCACCTGTGAGATGATATCTTCCTTTTCCAAGACAGAGTGCGGCACAAAGTGGCCTCATTGCCGTCCCGGCATTCCCAAGAAAGAGTTCTTTGGTTTCATTATGTTCAAAAGCTCCCCCATTACCTTC containing:
- the aroA gene encoding 3-phosphoshikimate 1-carboxyvinyltransferase produces the protein MNSITLKPISKIEGEVNLPGSKSLSNRALLLAALAKGTSKITNLLESDDTRHMLNALKILGINYQLSSDKTECIVEGNGGAFEHNETKELFLGNAGTAMRPLCAALCLGKGRYHLTGEPRMEERPIGHLVDALIQAGAKITYEKNEGYPPLFIDADGLVGGEVEIDGAISSQFLTALLMAAPLIEKDTTIKIKGELVSKPYIDITLDIMKDFGVTVENNDYKTFYVKGRQSYKAIESFMVEGDASSASYFLAAAAIKGGRVKVTGIGKKSIQGDIYFADVLEKMGAKVEWGDTYIAVSRGELHGIDMDFNHIPDAAMTIATTALFAKGTTTLRNIYNWRVKETDRLTAMATELRKVGAEVEEGEDYLKVTPPVQLKHAAIDTYDDHRMAMCFSLLALDPVSVTINEPECTAKTFPTYFDVLESISS
- a CDS encoding 30S ribosomal protein S1; protein product: MKFEDIEVEDVDFEAMLEESFKKAESKSDLVKGTIVKVDEKDNLAVVDIGGGRDASLSLDEIKDKDGNITFNVNDEIEVVTLGRGKVSYKAAQSRAAINEFIAEYDPEQEYIIEGTVTKKNKGGYVIEVDGLEFFMPRTLSYLSSKADPLGKKIKAMIVKVDKDKGSVVVSRKELIERDKAKTDEIVNTLLESKEPVVGTVKKITSYGMFVDVGGMDGLVHYSQISHKGPVNPAKYFKEGDEVNVVALDYDKKKRHLSLSIKDANPDPWADIDSIIGVGDTVTATVSNIEPYGVFVDLGEDLEAFLHVSEISWDKNVKHPKDYLENGQEINVEVIEVDKEGRRLRVSLKNLLPKPMDAFASDFKVGDSVKGTVTSITDFGAFVKVGPVEGLLHNQEVSWDKSKTAKSELKVGDEIEVKIIKVDRDTEKVSLSKKALEDSPVRAFAANHKNGSIVTGTVKDKKDFGVFISLEDNVDALIRTEDLHPLKFEEIEKGQEIKGVISFIDANNDRIRVSVRRLERQEEREAMEKLNLEQDDSMTLGDAFGDAFKK